In a genomic window of Xylophilus rhododendri:
- a CDS encoding type B 50S ribosomal protein L31 — protein MKEGIHPNYREVLFVDLSNGFKFVTRSCVNTRETGTTEDGRELPLFKLDTSSESHPFYTGTQKSVDNMGGRVERFRNRFGKTTGTVAAK, from the coding sequence ATGAAAGAAGGCATTCACCCCAACTACCGCGAAGTGCTTTTCGTGGACCTGTCCAACGGCTTCAAGTTCGTGACGCGCTCCTGCGTCAACACGCGCGAAACCGGCACCACCGAAGACGGCCGCGAGCTGCCGCTGTTCAAGCTGGACACCTCCAGCGAATCGCACCCCTTCTACACCGGCACTCAGAAGTCGGTCGACAACATGGGCGGCCGCGTCGAGCGCTTCCGCAACCGTTTCGGCAAGACCACCGGTACGGTCGCTGCCAAGTAA
- a CDS encoding YbaB/EbfC family nucleoid-associated protein gives MFNKGQLAGLMKQAQAMQDNLKKAQDELANVEVEGESGAGLVKVLMTCKHDVKRITIDPSLLAEDKDMLEDLVAAAFNAAVRKAEETSQEKMGKITAGMPGLPGGMKFPF, from the coding sequence ATGTTCAACAAGGGACAGCTCGCCGGCCTCATGAAGCAGGCCCAGGCCATGCAGGACAACCTGAAGAAGGCCCAGGACGAACTCGCCAACGTCGAAGTCGAAGGCGAATCCGGCGCCGGTCTCGTCAAGGTGCTGATGACCTGCAAGCACGACGTCAAGCGCATCACCATCGACCCCAGCCTGTTGGCCGAGGACAAGGACATGCTCGAAGACCTGGTCGCCGCCGCCTTCAACGCCGCCGTGCGCAAGGCCGAGGAAACCTCGCAGGAAAAAATGGGCAAGATCACCGCCGGCATGCCGGGCCTTCCCGGCGGCATGAAGTTCCCCTTCTGA
- a CDS encoding MAPEG family protein, whose translation MHELPHFTLAYWCVLFAALLPIVCAGIAKGGKSAGFDNRDPRAWLAQQQGYRARANAAQTNCFENLPFFIGAVVIAHQLQAAQGWVDALALAYIVLRIGYVAAYLANLASLRSAVYLLAFAVNVGLLFVGYR comes from the coding sequence ATGCACGAGCTTCCCCATTTCACGCTGGCCTACTGGTGCGTGCTGTTCGCCGCGCTGCTGCCCATCGTGTGCGCCGGCATCGCCAAGGGCGGCAAGTCCGCTGGTTTCGACAACCGCGATCCACGGGCCTGGCTGGCGCAGCAGCAGGGCTACCGGGCACGCGCCAATGCGGCCCAGACCAACTGCTTCGAGAACCTGCCCTTCTTCATCGGCGCGGTCGTCATCGCGCACCAGCTGCAGGCCGCGCAGGGCTGGGTGGATGCGCTGGCCCTGGCCTACATCGTGCTGCGCATCGGCTATGTCGCCGCCTATCTCGCCAACCTCGCCAGCCTGCGCAGCGCGGTCTACCTGCTGGCCTTCGCCGTCAACGTGGGCCTGCTCTTCGTCGGTTACCGCTGA
- the rho gene encoding transcription termination factor Rho: MHLNELKALHVSEVLKQADDLEIENTGRMRKQELMFAIIKKRAKAGEQIFADGVLEILPDGFGFLRSPDTSFTASTDDIYISPSQVRRFNLHTGDMIEGEVRTPKDGERYFALTKLDIVNGSPAENNKHKVMFENLTPLFPKEQMKLERDMKGEENITGRIIDIIAPIGRGQRALIVAPPKSGKTMMMQHIAHAITANNPDVHLMVLLVDERPEEVTEMQRTVKGEIIASTFDEPAARHVHVAEMVIERAKRLVELKKDVVILLDSITRLARAYNNVVPSSGKVLSGGVDSNALQRPKRFFGAARKVEEGGSLTIIATALVDTGSRMDEVIFEEFKGTGNSEIHLNRRLYEKRVFPAIELNKSGTRREELLLAPEILQKTRILRQFMYNMDEIESMELMIKNMKATKTNVDFFDMMRRGG, from the coding sequence ATGCACCTTAACGAACTCAAGGCACTGCACGTGTCGGAGGTCCTCAAGCAGGCCGACGACCTCGAAATCGAAAACACCGGCCGCATGCGCAAGCAGGAGCTGATGTTCGCGATCATCAAGAAGCGCGCAAAGGCCGGCGAACAGATCTTTGCCGACGGCGTGCTCGAAATCCTGCCCGACGGCTTCGGTTTCCTGCGCAGCCCGGACACCAGCTTCACCGCCAGCACGGACGACATCTACATCTCGCCCAGCCAGGTGCGGCGCTTCAACCTGCACACCGGCGACATGATCGAGGGTGAAGTCCGCACGCCCAAGGACGGCGAACGCTACTTCGCGCTGACCAAGCTCGACATCGTCAACGGCAGCCCGGCCGAGAACAACAAGCACAAGGTCATGTTCGAGAACCTGACGCCCTTGTTCCCCAAGGAGCAGATGAAGCTCGAACGGGACATGAAGGGCGAGGAGAACATCACCGGCCGCATCATCGACATCATCGCCCCCATCGGCCGCGGCCAGCGCGCGCTGATCGTGGCGCCGCCCAAGAGCGGCAAGACGATGATGATGCAGCACATCGCCCACGCCATCACCGCCAACAATCCGGACGTGCACCTGATGGTGCTGCTGGTCGACGAGCGGCCGGAAGAAGTGACGGAAATGCAGCGCACGGTCAAGGGCGAGATCATCGCCTCGACCTTCGACGAGCCGGCCGCCCGCCACGTGCACGTGGCCGAGATGGTGATCGAGCGCGCCAAGCGCCTGGTCGAGCTGAAGAAGGACGTGGTGATCCTGCTGGACTCCATCACCCGCCTGGCCCGCGCCTACAACAACGTCGTGCCCTCCTCCGGCAAGGTGCTGTCGGGCGGTGTCGATTCCAACGCCCTGCAGCGGCCCAAGCGCTTCTTCGGCGCGGCCCGCAAGGTCGAGGAAGGCGGCTCGCTGACCATCATCGCCACCGCGCTGGTCGACACCGGCAGCCGCATGGACGAAGTGATCTTCGAAGAGTTCAAGGGCACCGGCAACAGCGAAATCCACCTGAACCGCCGCCTCTACGAGAAGCGCGTGTTCCCGGCGATCGAGCTGAACAAGTCCGGCACCCGCCGCGAGGAACTGCTGCTGGCGCCCGAGATCCTGCAGAAGACCCGCATCCTGCGCCAGTTCATGTACAACATGGACGAGATCGAGTCGATGGAACTCATGATCAAGAACATGAAGGCCACCAAGACCAATGTCGATTTCTTCGACATGATGCGCCGCGGCGGCTGA
- the recR gene encoding recombination mediator RecR — protein MADLGSVDALIDALRRLPGVGAKSASRMAFHLLQHDRPGAQLLSQALHRASTSVRHCARCHTFTEAEICPVCSDPERDATRLCVVETPADQAALERTGAYRGLYFVLMGRLSPLDGIGPKDIGLQQLFDRAADGITEEVILATNFTAEGEATAHVVSEGLKTRGLRTTRLSRGVPVGSELEYVDLGTIAHALADRR, from the coding sequence ATGGCTGACCTGGGCTCCGTCGACGCCTTGATCGACGCCCTGCGCCGCCTGCCCGGCGTGGGCGCCAAGTCGGCCTCGCGCATGGCCTTCCACCTGCTGCAGCACGACCGGCCCGGCGCCCAGCTGCTGTCGCAGGCGCTGCACCGGGCCAGCACCAGCGTGCGCCACTGCGCGCGCTGCCACACCTTCACCGAGGCCGAGATCTGCCCGGTGTGCAGCGATCCCGAACGCGATGCCACCCGCTTGTGCGTGGTCGAGACCCCGGCCGACCAGGCCGCGCTGGAGCGCACCGGTGCCTACCGCGGGCTGTACTTCGTGCTGATGGGTCGGCTCTCGCCGCTCGACGGCATAGGCCCCAAGGACATCGGCCTGCAGCAACTCTTCGACCGCGCCGCCGACGGCATCACCGAAGAGGTCATCCTGGCCACCAACTTCACCGCCGAAGGCGAGGCCACCGCGCACGTGGTGTCCGAGGGCCTCAAGACCCGCGGCCTGCGCACCACCCGCCTGTCGCGCGGCGTGCCGGTGGGCAGCGAACTCGAATACGTCGACCTGGGCACCATCGCCCACGCGCTGGCCGACCGGCGCTGA
- a CDS encoding MATE family efflux transporter, which translates to MAFLSRPAAQAGEFGAIARHALTVLAGQMAVMAFGLTDTIVAGRYSDASLAALSIGSAVYVSIYVALTGVIQSLLPVWAQQHGGQQREALGRSVRQSVYLWLLASLFGVLLLLAPGPLLRVMQVPMPMQAEVGAYLRILAAALPFALMFRIYGTLNQSLGRPVLVTWLQLASLVVKLPLSVWLALGGGPVPAMGAVGCAWATLIVYMLMAGVSLALLRWQPLYREYGLWRRIEPPHGPTLAAFARLGVPAGLSYLVDVTSLTLMALFIARQGTVPTAAHQIAASMVGMLYMVPLSLAIATSARVGYWLGAVQPERARQAVGTGMKTTACLAVGLAGVLFFARGAIAGLYTGNPAVAALAASLLGWVAFFHLGDAIQCFCAFVLRCWRITVSTFVVYALMLWGVGLGGGYALAYTGLFGPARQSPQAFWMAGGSALWLTALAFSTMLALTLRRRA; encoded by the coding sequence ATGGCTTTTCTGTCCCGTCCGGCCGCGCAGGCCGGCGAATTCGGCGCCATCGCGCGCCATGCCCTGACGGTGCTGGCCGGCCAGATGGCGGTGATGGCTTTCGGGCTGACCGACACCATCGTCGCCGGGCGGTATTCCGATGCCTCGCTGGCCGCGCTTTCGATCGGCTCGGCGGTCTACGTCAGCATCTATGTGGCGCTCACCGGGGTGATCCAGTCGCTGCTGCCGGTGTGGGCCCAGCAGCATGGCGGGCAGCAGCGCGAGGCGCTCGGCCGCTCGGTGCGGCAGTCGGTCTATCTTTGGCTGCTGGCTTCGCTGTTCGGCGTGCTGCTCTTGCTGGCGCCCGGCCCGCTGCTGCGGGTGATGCAGGTGCCGATGCCGATGCAGGCCGAGGTGGGCGCCTATCTGCGCATCCTGGCCGCCGCCCTGCCCTTCGCGCTGATGTTCCGCATCTACGGCACCCTGAACCAGAGCCTGGGCCGGCCGGTGCTGGTGACCTGGCTGCAGCTGGCTTCGCTGGTGGTCAAGCTGCCGCTGTCGGTCTGGCTGGCGCTGGGCGGCGGGCCGGTGCCCGCGATGGGCGCGGTGGGCTGCGCCTGGGCCACGCTGATCGTCTACATGCTGATGGCCGGGGTGTCGCTGGCCCTGCTGCGCTGGCAGCCGCTCTACCGCGAATACGGCCTGTGGCGGCGCATCGAGCCGCCGCACGGCCCCACGCTGGCGGCCTTCGCGCGGCTGGGTGTGCCGGCCGGGCTGTCGTATCTGGTGGACGTCACCTCGCTCACGCTGATGGCCTTGTTCATCGCCCGCCAGGGCACGGTGCCCACCGCCGCCCACCAGATCGCCGCCAGCATGGTCGGCATGCTCTACATGGTGCCGCTGTCGCTGGCGATCGCCACCAGCGCCCGGGTCGGCTACTGGCTGGGCGCAGTGCAGCCCGAACGTGCCCGACAGGCGGTGGGCACCGGCATGAAGACGACCGCCTGCCTGGCCGTGGGCCTCGCGGGGGTGTTGTTCTTCGCGCGCGGCGCCATCGCCGGCCTCTACACCGGCAACCCGGCGGTCGCGGCGCTGGCCGCCAGCCTGCTGGGCTGGGTGGCCTTCTTCCATCTGGGCGATGCGATCCAGTGCTTCTGCGCCTTCGTGCTGCGCTGCTGGCGCATCACCGTGTCGACCTTCGTGGTCTATGCGCTGATGCTCTGGGGCGTGGGCCTGGGCGGCGGCTATGCGCTGGCCTACACCGGGCTGTTCGGCCCGGCGCGGCAATCGCCGCAGGCCTTCTGGATGGCGGGCGGCAGCGCCTTGTGGCTGACCGCCCTGGCCTTCTCGACCATGCTGGCGCTGACGCTCAGGCGCCGCGCCTGA
- a CDS encoding AIR synthase-related protein: MTSASTNPDTLSYEQAGVNYDLIDPLKVSAQRAAAATAVHLGGHGFTEVAASRGESAYVVDVGPFYLASIVECLGSKVLVADAMAELTGRSWYEGIAQDTIAMAVNDLITVGATPLVVQAYWAAGGSDWFGDKARAQALVAGWKKACDTCSVAWGGGETPALAGIVEGDRIDLAASCTGIISPKSRLSVGDDLAEGDAIVLLASSGIHANGLSLARKLVERLPEGYLTEVEPRLSYGEALLAPTILYSPVTEALAKAGIAMKYCANITGHGWRKLLRHPSAFTYRIEAVPPVTPVLQFIQKHAQQDDREAYSTFNMGAGFAIFVKAEDAQRTVEVAQAQGIAAIVAGRVEAGPKQVVIEPIDVTFGTEDLQLR; encoded by the coding sequence ATGACTTCTGCCTCCACCAACCCCGACACGCTGAGCTACGAACAGGCCGGCGTCAATTACGACCTGATCGACCCGCTGAAGGTGAGCGCCCAGCGCGCCGCCGCCGCCACCGCGGTGCACCTGGGCGGCCACGGTTTCACCGAGGTGGCCGCCTCGCGCGGTGAATCGGCCTATGTGGTCGATGTCGGCCCCTTCTACCTGGCCAGCATCGTCGAATGCCTGGGCAGCAAGGTGCTGGTGGCCGACGCCATGGCCGAGCTCACCGGCCGCAGCTGGTACGAGGGCATCGCGCAGGACACCATCGCCATGGCCGTCAACGACCTGATCACCGTCGGCGCCACGCCGCTGGTGGTGCAGGCCTACTGGGCGGCCGGCGGCAGCGACTGGTTCGGCGACAAGGCCCGCGCCCAGGCGCTGGTGGCCGGCTGGAAGAAGGCCTGCGACACCTGCAGCGTGGCCTGGGGCGGCGGCGAGACGCCGGCGCTGGCCGGCATCGTGGAAGGCGACCGCATCGACCTGGCGGCATCCTGCACCGGCATCATCAGCCCCAAGTCGCGCCTGTCGGTGGGCGACGACCTGGCCGAGGGTGATGCCATCGTGCTGCTGGCATCGAGCGGCATCCATGCCAATGGCCTGTCGCTGGCGCGCAAACTGGTCGAGCGGCTGCCCGAGGGTTACCTGACCGAGGTCGAGCCGCGCCTGTCCTACGGCGAAGCCCTGCTGGCGCCCACCATCCTGTACTCGCCGGTGACCGAAGCCCTGGCCAAGGCCGGCATCGCCATGAAGTACTGCGCCAACATCACCGGCCACGGCTGGCGCAAGCTGCTGCGCCATCCCTCGGCCTTCACCTACCGCATCGAGGCGGTGCCGCCGGTCACGCCGGTGCTGCAGTTCATCCAGAAGCACGCCCAGCAGGACGACCGCGAGGCCTACAGCACCTTCAACATGGGTGCCGGCTTCGCCATCTTCGTGAAGGCCGAGGATGCACAGCGCACGGTGGAAGTGGCGCAGGCGCAAGGCATCGCCGCCATCGTCGCCGGCCGCGTGGAAGCGGGCCCGAAGCAGGTGGTGATCGAGCCGATCGATGTGACCTTCGGAACCGAAGACCTGCAGCTGCGCTGA
- a CDS encoding TIGR03862 family flavoprotein — MTDFSDSLSSSRADQAPIVVVGAGPAGLMAAETLAAAGLPVVVYDRMPSAGRKFLLAGKGGLNLTHSEPAELFATRYAARREQVEPLLRRLDAQALRDWAQGLGVETFVGSSGRVFPKDMKAAPLLRAWLHRLRASGVVFHMRHRWLGFGPAQADGSHALRFESAEGESLVQARAVVLALGGASWARLGSDGAWAAPLAEQGVPIAPLLPANCGFDVQGRDPQAPGWSPFFTERFAGQPFKSVALRFEDFSRRGEFVATATGVEGSLVYAASALLRDAIARDGSATFHLDLLPDFTPARVLAEVRHPRGSRSLSSHLKSRLGLDGIKSAVLHELLDKGAMANAETLATAIKSLPIVLRATRPIDEAISTAGGVAFEGLDAALMLRGLPGVFCAGEMLDWEAPTGGYLLTACMAGGKVAGEGAAAWVERLA, encoded by the coding sequence ATGACCGATTTTTCCGATTCCCTTTCTTCTTCCCGCGCGGACCAGGCGCCCATCGTCGTGGTGGGTGCGGGCCCGGCCGGCCTGATGGCCGCCGAGACACTGGCGGCGGCGGGTCTGCCGGTGGTGGTGTACGACCGCATGCCCTCGGCCGGGCGCAAGTTCCTGCTGGCCGGCAAGGGCGGCCTCAACCTCACGCATTCGGAGCCGGCCGAGCTCTTCGCCACGCGTTATGCGGCTCGACGTGAACAGGTCGAGCCGCTGCTGCGGCGCCTGGATGCGCAGGCGCTGCGCGACTGGGCGCAGGGCCTGGGCGTGGAAACCTTCGTCGGCAGCTCCGGCCGGGTCTTTCCGAAAGACATGAAGGCCGCGCCGCTGCTGCGCGCCTGGCTGCACCGGTTGCGGGCTTCGGGCGTGGTGTTCCACATGCGCCATCGCTGGCTGGGCTTCGGGCCGGCACAGGCCGACGGTTCCCATGCCCTGCGTTTCGAGTCGGCCGAAGGCGAGAGCCTGGTGCAGGCCCGCGCCGTCGTACTGGCCCTGGGCGGCGCCAGCTGGGCGCGCCTGGGCTCGGACGGCGCCTGGGCCGCGCCGCTGGCGGAGCAGGGCGTGCCGATCGCGCCGCTGCTGCCGGCCAACTGCGGCTTCGATGTGCAGGGCCGCGATCCCCAGGCGCCCGGCTGGAGCCCCTTCTTCACCGAACGCTTCGCCGGCCAGCCCTTCAAGTCGGTGGCGCTGCGCTTCGAGGACTTCTCACGTCGCGGCGAATTCGTCGCCACCGCCACCGGCGTGGAAGGCAGCCTGGTCTACGCCGCCTCGGCATTGCTGCGCGACGCCATCGCCCGCGACGGCAGCGCGACCTTCCACCTGGACCTGCTGCCCGACTTCACGCCCGCGCGGGTGCTGGCCGAGGTGCGCCATCCGCGCGGCTCGCGTTCCTTGTCCAGTCACCTCAAGAGCCGCCTCGGCCTGGACGGCATCAAGTCGGCCGTGCTGCACGAGCTGCTCGACAAGGGCGCCATGGCGAATGCCGAGACACTGGCTACCGCCATCAAGTCGCTGCCCATCGTGCTGCGCGCCACCCGGCCGATCGACGAAGCCATCAGCACCGCCGGCGGCGTGGCGTTCGAAGGACTGGACGCGGCCCTGATGCTGCGCGGACTGCCGGGCGTGTTCTGCGCAGGCGAGATGCTGGACTGGGAAGCCCCGACCGGTGGCTACCTGCTGACCGCCTGCATGGCCGGTGGCAAGGTGGCGGGCGAGGGTGCCGCAGCTTGGGTGGAGCGCCTGGCCTGA
- the trxA gene encoding thioredoxin TrxA, whose product MASDLIKHISDSSFESDVLQSEKPVLVDYWAEWCGPCKMIAPILDEVSKSYEDKLQIAKMNVDENRDIPAKFGIRGIPTLMLFKGGQLAATKVGALSKAQLTAFLDEQLAA is encoded by the coding sequence ATGGCAAGCGACCTCATCAAACATATCTCCGACTCTTCCTTCGAAAGCGACGTGCTGCAGTCGGAAAAACCCGTGCTGGTCGATTACTGGGCCGAATGGTGCGGCCCCTGCAAGATGATCGCCCCCATCCTCGACGAAGTCTCGAAGAGCTATGAGGACAAGCTGCAGATCGCCAAGATGAACGTGGACGAGAACCGCGACATCCCCGCCAAGTTCGGCATCCGCGGCATCCCCACCCTGATGCTGTTCAAGGGCGGCCAGCTGGCCGCCACCAAGGTCGGCGCGCTGAGCAAGGCGCAGCTGACGGCCTTCCTGGACGAGCAACTGGCCGCCTGA
- a CDS encoding DNA polymerase III subunit gamma/tau C-terminal domain-containing protein yields the protein MRPSPNMQRREMPPADDVVAVPVREQPTAGLRTGPRSDPAAAATFTPTPEGEIWYAAVRGLVRAEAINALVRELALQSQLVARDGQHWMLRVESASLNQASTRERLRAALAAAGHADMLSVEVGHVIDSPARRNAAAASARQRQAEEIVTSDPFVQEMMRDFGAKIVPGSLKVRPLQDSASA from the coding sequence ATGCGCCCATCCCCCAATATGCAGCGCCGCGAGATGCCGCCCGCCGACGATGTCGTCGCCGTGCCGGTGCGCGAGCAGCCCACCGCCGGCCTGCGCACCGGCCCGCGTTCCGATCCTGCCGCGGCCGCCACCTTCACTCCCACGCCTGAGGGCGAGATCTGGTACGCCGCCGTGCGCGGCCTGGTGCGGGCCGAGGCCATCAATGCCCTGGTACGTGAGCTGGCCCTGCAATCGCAGCTCGTCGCCCGCGACGGCCAGCACTGGATGCTGCGGGTGGAAAGCGCCTCGCTCAACCAGGCCAGCACCCGCGAGCGTTTGCGCGCCGCGCTGGCCGCGGCCGGCCATGCCGATATGCTCTCGGTGGAGGTCGGCCATGTCATCGACAGCCCGGCGCGCCGCAATGCCGCCGCCGCCAGCGCCCGCCAGCGCCAGGCCGAGGAGATCGTCACCAGCGATCCCTTCGTGCAGGAGATGATGCGGGACTTCGGGGCGAAAATCGTCCCCGGCTCCCTCAAGGTCAGGCCCTTGCAGGACAGCGCTTCGGCCTGA
- a CDS encoding thiamine pyrophosphate-requiring protein, translating to MAQTVGDFFWERLHQCGVRRVFGYPGDGINGLLGGLQRMDGKIEFIQVRHEEMAAFMASAHAKFTGELGVCIATSGPGAAHLVTGLYDARLDHVPVLAIAGQQARTAIGSHYQQEVDLPSLFKDVAGDFCETAMVPSQMRHLVDRAVRIAMGRRRVTALIVPNDLQEMPMEQPPRKHGSVFSGVGWSAPVVVPTAEDLQRAAEVLNAGKKVALLVGAGGKNATEEIIALADCLQAGAAKALLGKQVLPDDLPWVTGSIGLLGTEPSDKLMQGCDTLLMLGSGFPYAEFLPKEGAARGVQVDLDPGMLSVRYPMEVNLTGDVAPTLRALLPLLQPKSDTSWREDIEGWVRDFDRKLLDRAMVDAKPVNPQRVFTELSPRLPEMSILTSDSGSCANWYARDLKMRRGMMASLSGGLASMGAAVPYAIAAKFAFPERPVIALVGDGAMQMNNMAELITVVKYWKQWSDPRFIVMVLNNQDLNQVTWEQRIMEGNPKFEATQVLPDVAYHRFAELIGLRGIYVDTPEGLAGAWEAALASDRPVVLEVRTDPEVAPLPPHITLEQAKHFTETLIKGDPREGSIIGNTVRQLFSRFFARN from the coding sequence ATGGCACAGACGGTCGGCGATTTTTTCTGGGAACGGCTCCACCAATGCGGCGTGCGGCGGGTGTTCGGCTATCCCGGCGACGGCATCAACGGACTGCTCGGCGGCCTGCAGCGCATGGATGGAAAGATCGAATTCATCCAGGTGCGGCACGAGGAGATGGCGGCTTTCATGGCCAGCGCGCATGCCAAGTTCACCGGTGAACTGGGCGTGTGCATCGCCACCTCCGGCCCGGGCGCGGCGCACCTGGTGACCGGGCTGTACGACGCGCGGCTGGACCATGTGCCGGTGCTGGCCATCGCCGGCCAGCAGGCACGCACGGCCATCGGCTCGCACTACCAGCAGGAAGTGGATCTGCCTTCCCTCTTCAAGGACGTGGCGGGCGACTTCTGCGAGACCGCCATGGTGCCTTCGCAGATGCGGCACCTGGTCGACCGTGCGGTGCGCATCGCCATGGGCCGCCGCCGGGTGACGGCACTGATCGTGCCGAACGATCTCCAGGAAATGCCGATGGAGCAGCCGCCGCGCAAGCATGGCTCGGTGTTCTCGGGCGTGGGCTGGTCGGCGCCGGTCGTGGTGCCCACGGCGGAGGACCTGCAGCGCGCCGCCGAGGTGCTGAACGCCGGCAAGAAGGTGGCACTGCTGGTCGGCGCGGGCGGCAAGAACGCGACCGAGGAAATCATCGCCCTGGCCGACTGCCTGCAGGCCGGCGCGGCCAAGGCCCTGCTCGGCAAGCAGGTGCTGCCCGACGACCTGCCCTGGGTGACCGGCTCGATCGGCCTGCTGGGCACCGAGCCCAGCGATAAGCTGATGCAGGGCTGCGACACGCTGCTGATGCTGGGCTCCGGCTTTCCTTATGCCGAATTCCTGCCCAAGGAAGGCGCGGCGCGCGGCGTGCAGGTGGACCTGGACCCGGGCATGCTGTCGGTGCGCTACCCGATGGAGGTCAACCTGACAGGCGATGTGGCGCCGACCCTGCGCGCCCTGCTGCCGCTGCTCCAGCCCAAGTCCGACACGAGCTGGCGCGAGGACATCGAAGGCTGGGTGCGCGACTTCGACCGCAAGCTGCTCGACCGCGCGATGGTCGACGCCAAGCCTGTCAATCCCCAGCGCGTGTTCACCGAACTCTCGCCGCGCCTGCCGGAGATGAGCATCCTGACCAGCGACTCCGGCTCCTGCGCCAACTGGTATGCCCGCGACCTCAAGATGCGCCGCGGCATGATGGCCTCGCTGTCCGGCGGCCTGGCCTCCATGGGCGCGGCGGTGCCTTATGCCATCGCCGCCAAGTTCGCCTTTCCCGAACGGCCGGTGATCGCGCTGGTCGGCGACGGCGCCATGCAGATGAACAACATGGCCGAGCTGATCACGGTGGTGAAGTACTGGAAGCAATGGTCCGACCCGCGTTTCATCGTGATGGTGCTCAACAACCAGGACCTGAACCAGGTGACCTGGGAGCAACGCATCATGGAAGGCAATCCCAAGTTCGAGGCCACCCAGGTGCTGCCGGACGTGGCCTACCACCGCTTCGCCGAACTGATAGGCCTGCGCGGCATCTATGTGGACACGCCAGAGGGCCTGGCCGGCGCCTGGGAAGCAGCCCTCGCCAGCGACCGCCCGGTGGTGCTGGAAGTGCGCACCGATCCGGAAGTGGCGCCGCTGCCGCCGCACATCACCCTGGAGCAGGCCAAGCATTTCACCGAGACGCTGATCAAGGGCGATCCGCGCGAAGGCTCGATCATCGGCAACACGGTACGGCAGCTCTTCAGCCGCTTCTTTGCCAGGAACTGA